Proteins encoded by one window of Culicoides brevitarsis isolate CSIRO-B50_1 chromosome 2, AGI_CSIRO_Cbre_v1, whole genome shotgun sequence:
- the LOC134831468 gene encoding small ribosomal subunit protein eS17, whose product MGRVRTKTVKKASKVIIEKYYTRLTLDFHTNKRIVEEVAIIPTKPLRNKIAGFVTHLMKRLRHSQVRGISIKLQEEERERRDNYVPEVSALEQDIIEVDPETKEMLRMLDFTNITGLQLTQPTTGNFGNRGNRN is encoded by the exons ATG GGTCGTGTCAGAACCAAGACAGTCAAAAAGGCCTCCAAGGTCATCATTGAGAAATACTACACCCGCCTTACGCTTGATTTCCACACAAACAAGCGTATTGTCGAGGAAGTCGCCATCATCCCGACCAAGCCACTCCGCAACAAGATTGCTGg tttCGTCACACATTTAATGAAGCGTCTCCGCCACTCACAGGTCCGCGGAATTTCCATCAAATTGCAAGAAGAGGAACGTGAACGTCGCGACAACTACGTGCCCGAAGTTTCCGCATTGGAGCAAGACATCATCGAAGTTGATCCCGAAACCAAGGAAATGTTGCGTATGCTTGACTTCACAAACATTACCGGACTCCAATTGACACAACCAACCACCGGTAACTTTGGCAACCGAGGAAACCGCAACTAA